In Exiguobacterium acetylicum, the genomic stretch TGATTAAAATTAAGATTTCATCCAAAAATCGGTGATGCGGGTCCATGTGTCGAGCTTTAACACATCCATTGCCTCGCCACCACCAAACGTCGCATAACCCACCATTGCGCCGACGATCAGTGCTACGACGATGAGAACGAGAACGATCAGTACACGTACGATGATCGGAACTCGGCGTGTCGAATATGCACGAAGACGTCGCTCTGATTTGTGCTCCGGATTGCCGGTTTCCTGGTTTGAAGCCTGTTGCTTCTTCTTCAGGCGTTCACGCGTTGGCTGATCCGTGCCTGTTTGGTTTTGTACCATCTTGATCACCTTTCATTGATTCAGTCTGAGAACAGTATAGCATATTAGTACCTGGTATTAAATAGTTCCAAATTCGCTACAAAACGTGTTCCGCAACTAGTGTAACACGACCAGACAGGCAATTCCTCTAAAAAATTTTAGTTTGTGTATATAAGGAAGGCGAAAAACAGTTTCCCACGTTCTGCGGTTTTTTTACACTTTTTTAAATCCAAATGAAACTGTCCGGCGTAAGCTTTCCAGAACGACGCAACAACGGTCCTTGGATGGCACGAAACATCACTCCAATAACTCTTTAAAAAATTTAAAACTTTATGCAATCCAAATTACCCGACGTTGCGTAAGCTATTCAGAACAGGCAAGAAACACCTACCAAATAAACCAAAAACTGAGAGGAATGATTTAAGATGAAACACACGAAAAAATTCGCAGCATCAGCAATGGCAGCAGCACTCGTACTACCAGGAACGGCAGCATTCGCTTCCGGTGGCGGAGAAGACATGAAACAAGATGCACCGAAAAACGTCACGGTCAAAACGAAAGCCGCTGACCTTCGTGCAACACTCGATCAATTACTCTCTGAGCACTTCGTCCTCGCAGTCATGGACATGAAGAAACAATATGACGGCTCAAAAGACGCACAGTACTACGAAGCAGCACTCAAACAAAACGCACTCGACATGACTCCAGCAATCGCTTCAGTCTACGGTGACGAAGG encodes the following:
- a CDS encoding DNA-directed RNA polymerase subunit beta, with protein sequence MVQNQTGTDQPTRERLKKKQQASNQETGNPEHKSERRLRAYSTRRVPIIVRVLIVLVLIVVALIVGAMVGYATFGGGEAMDVLKLDTWTRITDFWMKS